The Thioalkalivibrio sulfidiphilus HL-EbGr7 genome includes a window with the following:
- the glyQ gene encoding glycine--tRNA ligase subunit alpha: MSRQRSPKHHGLSFQELILTLQQYWAERGCVVLQPYDMEMGAGTFHSATFLRAIGPEPWRAAYVQPSRRPTDGRYGENPNRLQHYYQFQVILKPSPAEIQELYLGSLKAIGIDPLVHDIRFVEDNWESPTLGAWGLGWEVWLNGMEVTQFTYFQQVGGLDCRPVSGEITYGLERLAMYLQGVESVYDLTWTEGPQGRVSYGDVYHQNEVEQSAYNFEHANVEALFAWFETCEGESKRLIEAGLPLPAYEQMLKASHTFNLLDARRAISVTERQGYILRVRELARAVAEAYYNAREALGFPMLGAKG, encoded by the coding sequence ATGTCCCGACAGCGATCCCCGAAGCACCACGGCCTGAGCTTCCAGGAGCTCATCCTGACCCTGCAGCAATACTGGGCGGAGCGCGGCTGCGTGGTCCTGCAGCCCTATGACATGGAGATGGGCGCAGGCACCTTCCATTCCGCCACCTTCCTGCGTGCCATCGGCCCGGAGCCCTGGCGGGCCGCCTATGTGCAGCCCTCGCGCCGGCCCACCGACGGGCGCTACGGCGAGAACCCCAACCGCCTGCAGCACTACTACCAGTTCCAGGTGATCCTCAAGCCCTCGCCCGCCGAGATCCAGGAACTGTACCTGGGCTCGCTCAAGGCCATCGGCATCGACCCCCTGGTGCACGACATCCGCTTCGTGGAGGACAACTGGGAATCCCCCACGCTGGGCGCCTGGGGCCTGGGCTGGGAGGTGTGGCTCAACGGCATGGAGGTCACCCAGTTCACCTACTTCCAGCAGGTGGGCGGGCTCGACTGCCGGCCGGTGTCCGGCGAGATCACCTACGGGCTGGAGCGTCTGGCCATGTACCTGCAGGGCGTGGAGAGCGTCTACGACCTGACCTGGACCGAGGGCCCCCAGGGCCGGGTGAGCTACGGCGACGTCTACCACCAGAACGAGGTGGAGCAGTCCGCCTACAACTTCGAACACGCCAACGTGGAGGCCCTGTTCGCCTGGTTCGAGACCTGCGAGGGTGAGAGCAAGCGCCTCATCGAGGCCGGCCTGCCGTTGCCCGCCTACGAGCAGATGCTCAAGGCCTCCCACACCTTCAACCTCCTGGACGCCCGCCGCGCCATCTCCGTGACCGAACGCCAGGGCTACATCCTGCGCGTGCGCGAACTGGCCCGCGCCGTGGCCGAGGCCTATTACAACGCCCGCGAGGCCCTCGGTTTCCCGATGCTGGGCGCCAAGGGTTGA